AAGTCGAACAGGATTGGAAAGAGCAGCCCGAACGCGTAGGCCACGCCGCCGGCGAACAGCACGAGACCGAACAGCGCCAGCACGGCGACCTTCCACCGGGCCACCGGCGCGTTCGGGATGAGCCCCCGTTCGCGGAGCGGCTCGCGCGCGAAGTAGAGCAACACCGGGAGCGCGATCAGCCCGCCGACGATGAGCGCCATCTTCACCTGCAGGAGGATGACGTCGAACGGCGTCACGGCGATGACGGACGCGCCCTCGGCGAGCAACCGCGCCTTCAGGAAGTCCCAGACGTAGAGGTTGATGAAGTAGAACGAACCGAGGAACCCGACGAGGAAGACGATGAACACCTTCTGGAGGTGCGTCTGGGCCGTCCGTAGCATCGCGGCGACCGTCTGCCGCCCGTCGTCGATAGCCCGTGCGGTATCCTCGTCAATCACGCTCGACACACTCGACCTAGCCAACTTGCCGTTATCAATCTTTTCGGTCGCGGGAGCGACGGCCGGCGGTGGACGGGCGAGGACGGTCGGCGGTGGCGGCCGGCGGTGGACGGGCGAGGACGGAGGCGGCGGTCGGACGCTGGCGGTCGGGGCCACTGCCACGCCGAACCCCCGCGGAGGTGAGAAGGCTTACAATCGCTGGGCCACCTACGGCGGATAATGACCGGCGACACGCGCCCGAACGGGGATCGGGGCGCGGATTCGAGCGACGAGCGAGCCGAGGACCGGGAGCCACCGGTAGCGCCGACGCCGGACGGTGGCGAGACGGTCCCGGAGTCGACGCCTCCGACGCCCGAGCCGGATCCGTTCCTCGACGGGCCGGAGAGCGACCAGGAGATGCCGCTGGCCGACCACATCGAGGAGATGATCAACCGCCTCGGCGTGGTCGTCATCGCGATGACGGTCGTGGCGGCCGTCGCGCTGCCGTTCTCCGACCAGCTCATCAACGCCATCTGGTACGGCATCCTGGGCGACATCGCGAGCGACGTGGAGGGGATCCGCCCGCACGTCTACCAGCCGCTCGCCCTGGTGCTCGCCCGCCTCAAGGTGGCCACGCTCGCCGGGTTCGTCGTCGCGCTGCCCGTGTTCGTCTACGAGACCTACCTGTTCATGCGCCCCGGACTCTACCGGCACGAGCGGCGGTACTACCTCGCGGCGGTGCCGACGAGCCTCGTGCTCGCGTTCGTCGGCGTCGCCTTCGCGTTCTTCCTCGTCCTGCCCGCCCTGTTCATCTACTTCGTCAGCTACTCGCAGGGGGCCGCCACGATCGCGTTCGGGCTGACCGAGACGTTCAACCTCATGCTCATGATGATGGGCTTCTTCGCCGCCGTCTTCCAGATACCCCTGCTGATCTTGCTGGCCGTGATGATGGGGCTCACCAGCCGCCGGTGGCTGGTCCGGCGGCGGCTCTACTTCTGGGGCGGCTTCGTCGGCGTCGCGCTGCTGTTCAGCCCCGACCCGACCGGGATGGCCCCCATCATCGTCGCCCTCACGATGGTCGTCCTGTTCGAGGGGACGCTGTTCCTCCTGCGCTGGGTGGATCGATAGCGCCTCACCTCGCTCACCTCCCTCACCTCTCGTCCACCACCTCTCCGCTCTGCCCGCCGCCTCGCCGACCCCACAGCACATATCCCCCGCCGTCGAATCGCGGAGCGATGGCGACGGTCATCCTCATGCGACACGGGGAGACGACGTGGAACCGCGACCGACGGATGCAGGGCTGGGCACCGGTTCCGCTCACCGAGCGGGGCGTCGAGCAGGCGCGGGCGGCCGGACGGTACCTCGGGGAGCGGTACTCGATCGACCGCGTCGTCTCCTCGGACCTCCTGCGCACGCGTCAGACGACGGCGCGCGTCCGGGAGGCGCTCGGGGACGTGCCCGTCACGTTCGCCCGGGAGTGGCGCGAGCGCAGCGTGGGCGTCTACCAGGGCCTCTCGTACGACGACATGCGCGAGCGGTTCCCCGAGTTCGGCCTGGGCGAGGAGGCGGCCCACGCCGCGGACCGAACGCCCGACGGCGGCGAGAGCCTGGAGACGGTCCGCGAGCGCGTCCTCGAGGGGTGGCGCGCGGTGCTCGAGCACGACGGGACGACGCTCGTCGTCACCCACGGCGGCCCCATCCGACTCGCCCTCGGGCACCTGAAGGGTCACACCATCCCGGACGCCCTGCTGAGTCATCGAGTCGACAACTGCTGTCTGAACGAGTTCGTCGTGGCCAGCGACCCGGAGATCCGAGTCGAGAACGGGACGCCGTGGCGGGACTCCGCCTGATCAGTCCGAGGTGGGGTACTCGGCGTCGAAGATCGAGACCGCGTCGTTCGCGGGGCTGACGCTCCCGGTCTCGTAGCCGTCGAGGTCGAGGGTGACGTGGTCGAACCCCGCTTCGCGCAGGTGTGCGCGCGCGGCGCGGACGAAGTCGGCGTCGAGGGCCTTCTCCAGTTCGTCCCGGCCCACCTCGATGCGCGCGAGGCCGTCGTGGTCGCGCACGCGGAACTGTCGGAAGCCCCACGCCCGCAGGAGGCGCTCGCCGCGCTCGACCCGGGAGAGGCGTTCCTCGGTCACCTCGACGCCCGTGGGGATGCGCGAGGAGAGGCAGGCCATCGAGGGCTTGTCCGCGACCGAGAGGCCGTACCGCTCTGCGATCTCCCGGACTTCGGACTTTTCGACGTCGTGGGCGAGCAGCGGCGAGAACACCTCCAGTTCCTCGACGGCGCGCAGGCCGGGGCGGTGGCCCTCGCCGGGGTCGCTGGCGTTCGTCCCGTCGCAGACCGTCCCGATGCCGAGTTCCCGCGCCCGGTCGAACATCTCCCCGAGGCGCATCGTCCGGCAGTGATAGCAGCGCTCGCCGTCGTTCGCGACGAAGTCGGGGTTGTCCAGTTCGGAGAACTCCACCACCTCGTGTCGGATACCGATCTCCGCCGCGACCCGGCGGGCCTCGTCCAGTTCCTCGGCCGGCAGGGTCTCGCTCTTCGCCGTGCAGGCGACCGCCCGATCCCCCAGGGCGTCGTGTGCGATGGCGGCGACGACGCTCGAATCGACGCCGCCCGAGAAGGCGACGAGCGCGCCGTCGCGCTCGGCGAGCGCGTCGCGCGCGGCGGCCAGTTTGTCCGCTACGTCCATGGGCGGCGTTCGGCGGGGGGAGAGAAAAGCCCACTGTGTGCGGGGCGCTCGCGGTCGGACGGCGGTCGAACGGCGATCCGACCGCCGGAACCCCCGCAAATCGAATCGTCGGGGGCCGAGCGCGAGCCGCGCTCCCGGTGTCGGGAGCGTTGCAGTTTTGCCGCGTCACCGCAACGACCCCGGTATGGACCTGGAGGCCATCCCGGGCGTCGGCGCGAAGACGGCCGAGCGACTGGCCCACCTCGACGACGCCGAGCGGGCGCTCCGCGAGGGCGACGTGGCGGCGCTCGCCCGCGCGCCGGGCGTCACCGAGGGGCAGGCCGCGCGCATCGCCCGGGGAGCGATCCGGGAGCGCCACGGCGACGCGAGCCGGTTCCTCCGGACCGACCGGGCGCGCGAACTCTACGACGACGCGCTCTCCCTCCTCCGGGAGCGGGCCGTCACCGACTACGCGAAGCGCCGCCTGGAGACGTTCTACCCGAGCGCGTCGCGCTCGCGGATCGAGGAGGTGCGGTCGTTCGTCGCCGAGGCGACGGAGCGCGCCCCCGACCCGGCCGTGCTCGACGTGCTCGCGGGCGTCTCGCCGCTGACGGACCCCGCCGGTCTTCGGGTGCGCGAGCGCTGTCTCGCGACCGGCGACGCCGAGGCGTACGCCCGCGCCGAGCGCGAGTTCCCCGAGCTGAGCGTCGAACTCGTCGAGGACGCGGCCGACCTCGCGGAACTCGCCCGCGGCTACTCGACGGTGATCGCGCTCGACGAGGGGTTCGCGGGGCTCGACCTCCCCGGCGACGTGCGCGTGCTCCCGGACGCCGAAGACCGGATCGAGGAGGTGCTCCCCGAGCGCCTGCTCGCGTTCTTCGCGGAGAACCGAGAGCGCCTGCTCGCCGCCGCAGACGTGCACGAGGCGGCGGGCCTCGACCCGCCGTGCGACCTCGACGCCCTCCGGGACGGCCTCTCGCGCATCGAGGCCGACGGAACGGTGAGGGGCGACGAGGAACTCGGCCGCCTGCAGGACGCCGTCTCGGACGTCGACGCCGCCGTTTCAACCGGCGAGAGCGTCGCCAACGACCGCCTGCGCGAGGCCATCCAGACGCGCGACGTGACCATCGAGGGCGCGGACCTCCTCTCGCTCGTCGAGCAGGGCGCGCGCGTCGACGCCCTGCTCGACCGCGAACTCGCCGACGAGTTCGACGAGGCGGTCGCGGCGGCCCGCGAGCACGTCGTCGACGCCCTCCGACTGCGCGACCACGCGGACCTCGCCGAGCGGGCGTTCCCGGACGACCCGACGTTCCCCGTGAGCCACGACGAGGAGGCCGTCGCGCGCCTGCGGACGGAACTCGCCGCCGCGCGGGACCGCCGGGCGGCGGCGCTGAAGGCGGACCTCGCCGCCGACCTCGCCGCCCTCAGAGCGCCGGTCGAGGACCTCGTGCGGGACGCCCTCGAACTCGACGTGGAACTCGCGGTGGCGCGGTTCGCCCGCGACTTCGACTGCGCGCTCCCGGCGTTCGGCGGACGGGGTTTCGAGATCGAGGGCGGGCGCTCGCCCCTGCTCGACGTGCCGTTCGAGGAGGTGGACCCCGTCGACTACGGGGTCGAGGGAGTGGCGCTCCTCTCGGGGGTGAACAGCGGCGGGAAGACCTCCACCATCGACCTCGTGGGCCTCACGGTCGTGCTGGCGCAGATGGGGCTGCCCGTGCCCGCGGAACGCGTCCGCCTGGAGCGGTTCGACGCGTTGCACTACCAGGCCAAGAGCCAGGGGACGCTCGACGCGGGCGCGTTCGAGTCCACCCTCCGGGAGTTCGGCGGCCTCGTCACCGACGAGGGGAACCGCCTGGTGCTGGTGGACGAACTGGAGAGCATCACCGAACCCGGCGCGAGCGCGAAGATCATCGCCGGCATCCTCGAATCGCTCGACGAGCAGGGCGCGACCGCCGTCTTCGTCTCGCACCTCGCCGGCGAGATCCGCGAGGCGACGGGCTTCGACGTGCAGGTGGACGGCATCGAGGCCGCGGGGCTGGTGAACGGCGAACTGGAGGTGAACCGCTCGCCCGTGAAGGGGCGGCTCGCGCGCTCGACGCCGGAACTCATCGTCGAGAAGCTGGCGACCGCAGAGGAGGACGCGTTCTACGACCGGCTGCTCGGGAAGTTCGCGGAGTGAGAATCGGGATCCCGATTACGGTAGAGCGCGGGATGGTCGTCAGCCACGGGCCCGACACCGGACGAAGGATTAAGTAGTCCGGGGAGTCTGGTGAAAGTGAATGGCGGACGATGAGATGCTCTCGTGGGACGAGTCGGTCTTCCGCGACGAGCACGTCTTCGAGATCGACTTCCTCCCCGAGACGTTCCGCCACCGCGAGGAGCAGATGCAGAGCCTGAAGTACGCGCTCAGGCCGGCGGTGCGCGGCTCGCGCCCGCTGAACGTGATGGCGCGCGGGCCGCCCGGGACGGGGAAGACGACGGCGGTCCAGAAGCTCTTCGGCGAACTCGCGGCCGTCTCGGACGTGAACGTCGCGCGCGTGAACTGCCAGGTGGACTCGACGCGATACGCGGTGTTCTCGCGGCTGTTCGAGGAGATGTTCGACTACGAACCGCCGACGAGCGGCATCTCCTTCAAGAAGCTCTTCGGGCAGATCACCGACCGCCTCGTCGAGGAGGACGAGGTGCTGGTGGTGGCGCTCGACGACGTGAACTACCTGTTCTACGAGGGTGAGGCGAGCGACACGCTCTACTCGCTGCTCAGGGCGCACGAGGCCCACACCGGCGCGAAGATCGGCGTCATCATCGTCTCCTCGGACCTCGACCTCGACATCATCGAGGAACTGGACGAGCGCGTCCAGAGCGTCTTCCGCCCCGAGGAGGTGTTCTTCCCGCGGTACGACGAGCGCGAGATCGCGGACATCCTGGAGGAGCGCGTGAAGCGGGGGTTCCGCGAGGGCGTCGCCGGGCTGGACGTGCTCGACCGCGTCGCGGAACTCACGGCGACGACCGGCGGGGACCTCCGGGTCGGGATCGACCTCCTGCGCCGGGCCGGCCTGAACGCCGAGATGCGCGCGAGCCGCACCGTCGAGGTGGAAGACGTGGAGGAGGCGTACAACAAGTCGAAGTACGTCCACCTCTCGCGGCACCTCCAGGGGCTCTCGGACTCCGAGGTCGCGCTGGTGCGCGTCGTCGCCGAGCACGAGGGCGAGCGCGCCGGAGACGTCTACGAGGCGTTCTCCCAGGAGACGGACCTCGGCTACACGCGGTACTCCGAGCTCATCAACAAGCTCGATCAGCTCGGGATCATCGAGGCGGAGTACACGAGCGTCGACGGCCGCGGGCGCTCCCGACAGCTGTCGCTGGCCTACGACGCCGACGCCGTCCTCGAACGCCTCGACTGAGGGGGCGGCGTTTCGACTGGAGAGTACGGAACGCGACGACGGTTCCCGCGCACCCGAACGCGAGAGCGCAGGGGAAACCGACCGCGGGAACCCTCCGGCGAGCGACCGAGACGAGGGGAGCCGAACGAGGAGCGGTCGGTTCCGCGTCCGCAACCGCGAGCGAGGCCGACGGCCGAGCGAGCGGACGTGCCGAACCTCCCGAGTGAAGCGAGGGGGTGAGGCTCGGTCTTAGTCGAGGTTTTGCCGGCGATCGAGCGCGAGCGAAGCGAGCGCAGTAAACGGTGGGCGTGCAGGCGACGCCGCGGCACTGCTCGCGGGGCG
The Halomarina pelagica DNA segment above includes these coding regions:
- a CDS encoding MutS-related protein — encoded protein: MDLEAIPGVGAKTAERLAHLDDAERALREGDVAALARAPGVTEGQAARIARGAIRERHGDASRFLRTDRARELYDDALSLLRERAVTDYAKRRLETFYPSASRSRIEEVRSFVAEATERAPDPAVLDVLAGVSPLTDPAGLRVRERCLATGDAEAYARAEREFPELSVELVEDAADLAELARGYSTVIALDEGFAGLDLPGDVRVLPDAEDRIEEVLPERLLAFFAENRERLLAAADVHEAAGLDPPCDLDALRDGLSRIEADGTVRGDEELGRLQDAVSDVDAAVSTGESVANDRLREAIQTRDVTIEGADLLSLVEQGARVDALLDRELADEFDEAVAAAREHVVDALRLRDHADLAERAFPDDPTFPVSHDEEAVARLRTELAAARDRRAAALKADLAADLAALRAPVEDLVRDALELDVELAVARFARDFDCALPAFGGRGFEIEGGRSPLLDVPFEEVDPVDYGVEGVALLSGVNSGGKTSTIDLVGLTVVLAQMGLPVPAERVRLERFDALHYQAKSQGTLDAGAFESTLREFGGLVTDEGNRLVLVDELESITEPGASAKIIAGILESLDEQGATAVFVSHLAGEIREATGFDVQVDGIEAAGLVNGELEVNRSPVKGRLARSTPELIVEKLATAEEDAFYDRLLGKFAE
- the tatC gene encoding twin-arginine translocase subunit TatC, translating into MTGDTRPNGDRGADSSDERAEDREPPVAPTPDGGETVPESTPPTPEPDPFLDGPESDQEMPLADHIEEMINRLGVVVIAMTVVAAVALPFSDQLINAIWYGILGDIASDVEGIRPHVYQPLALVLARLKVATLAGFVVALPVFVYETYLFMRPGLYRHERRYYLAAVPTSLVLAFVGVAFAFFLVLPALFIYFVSYSQGAATIAFGLTETFNLMLMMMGFFAAVFQIPLLILLAVMMGLTSRRWLVRRRLYFWGGFVGVALLFSPDPTGMAPIIVALTMVVLFEGTLFLLRWVDR
- a CDS encoding histidine phosphatase family protein → MATVILMRHGETTWNRDRRMQGWAPVPLTERGVEQARAAGRYLGERYSIDRVVSSDLLRTRQTTARVREALGDVPVTFAREWRERSVGVYQGLSYDDMRERFPEFGLGEEAAHAADRTPDGGESLETVRERVLEGWRAVLEHDGTTLVVTHGGPIRLALGHLKGHTIPDALLSHRVDNCCLNEFVVASDPEIRVENGTPWRDSA
- the larE gene encoding ATP-dependent sacrificial sulfur transferase LarE, with the protein product MDVADKLAAARDALAERDGALVAFSGGVDSSVVAAIAHDALGDRAVACTAKSETLPAEELDEARRVAAEIGIRHEVVEFSELDNPDFVANDGERCYHCRTMRLGEMFDRARELGIGTVCDGTNASDPGEGHRPGLRAVEELEVFSPLLAHDVEKSEVREIAERYGLSVADKPSMACLSSRIPTGVEVTEERLSRVERGERLLRAWGFRQFRVRDHDGLARIEVGRDELEKALDADFVRAARAHLREAGFDHVTLDLDGYETGSVSPANDAVSIFDAEYPTSD
- a CDS encoding ORC1-type DNA replication protein, which translates into the protein MADDEMLSWDESVFRDEHVFEIDFLPETFRHREEQMQSLKYALRPAVRGSRPLNVMARGPPGTGKTTAVQKLFGELAAVSDVNVARVNCQVDSTRYAVFSRLFEEMFDYEPPTSGISFKKLFGQITDRLVEEDEVLVVALDDVNYLFYEGEASDTLYSLLRAHEAHTGAKIGVIIVSSDLDLDIIEELDERVQSVFRPEEVFFPRYDEREIADILEERVKRGFREGVAGLDVLDRVAELTATTGGDLRVGIDLLRRAGLNAEMRASRTVEVEDVEEAYNKSKYVHLSRHLQGLSDSEVALVRVVAEHEGERAGDVYEAFSQETDLGYTRYSELINKLDQLGIIEAEYTSVDGRGRSRQLSLAYDADAVLERLD